gtgctttctgtttgttttagatttccagcatttgtagtgttttgcttttgttttggAATGGCTTGCGTGTGTTAAGTGATCCCACAGCTTTTCTGGCACTTAAGGTATTAAGAAATAAATAATAAAACGCAGCCTTTTACAGATTTAGTATTTGTCCCATTCCAGATTGAAGAACTTGACCCTGAAACCAGAAGAATCTCCAACCCTGAATTTTGAGGCCGATGTCCCTTCACTCCGCCAAGCCATTACAAGCTTTGGGGCCATCAAAACGCTGGTAAGAGTCTTAACCTGTCTGAGTTTAAAGAAGATTTATTTTTGTCTCAAGGGTGTATGGTTTGGAGCAAATGAAGTTGCTAATTATTGGCGGAAGGTTTGTGTCGCAATGAGAAATGATCCTTTATTTGCTGACTACCAATGTATGCTGAACTATTGAGCACATTTCATTTGGAGCATTACTTCTACATTGGCTAATTGTCCTTGTGGCTTCTTTGTAAAGGGTTGCTTCACTAATGACCGTGTTGTAACTGTCCAGATGGAGCCTTAGATTTAATCTAAATTTAGCATTCACAAGAATCAGGAATAACCAGTATTTTAACTTTGTGGCTTTAGGGTGTGCCTTTCTGTTCTGATATTCCTACAAAGGCTCTGCTCTCCCTTGCTCCTCTTAAAATGATTCAATGTGATCAAACCTGTGCTACTTTAATGACGCAACTGAGTGGTGTAATCTGTGTAACAGAAAAGCTACTTTAGTAACCTAAGGGTTTGGCAGGGTCACAGTTTTCTTATCACCACGGTGGCTAAAGATTGTTTGGGTGGATTTGGAGACTTTGGCTTAGATTTGAAACCTGGATTAGAACCAACAGTTTCTCCTTCTGGTTTGAAGAAAAAGGCAGGTGACTAATGCAATTCCAAGTTTTGGGACAGCAAATGAGTTAGTATTTAAACCAAGTGAGTGAGTGACGTGGGCTCATTTAGTTTGGCAAGTGTGACAAGTAGGACTCTTCTTGTGTGTGCATTGACTGCACAACTACAGGAATCAAAGGAATTATTTCTGGTCTTGTGTAGGTTTCAGAGACTGAGTACAAGAGTCCTTGCAACATGGCAGCCAATCTAGATTACTGCTTGGTACCGCTGCTGGCAAAGGTAAGCCTTTTTCTTTTAAAATTTTGATGTCACATCCCGTGCAGTTCTAAGTGAGTTGATTTTGTTGTTCCTGATCTGTGTTTTATATTGTTTAAAAGCAGCACTGTTTTCACTACTGGAGTATATGTGCCAAGTCCATAACCCACTAATGGTGTCAATTGCTGTATGAAGACCACTGATGGCACTGGGGATGCATGAGAttgtgggtgggtggtggggggaaatTCCAGCACAACTTGAGTATAAAATTAGGCAATGTCGGGGACTGCTGGTTTGCTATTGGTCTTTTTCCTCAGCAAACCTCAACTTTCGGTttgggttcaagtcttagcagcctgtTGGTCTTTGCATCTTCTGGTCTTCCTTACAGTATTCATGTTTTGTAATTAAGCAAATGCTAATGTTGCACAAAAAAGTATTTGTAAATGCCTTCACAATTGAATTGTGACATTGTTGATTTATATTCAAGCAGGCAGAGGGTGAGTGATGGTCACCTGATTGTAGCTGTCATCTTTAGAAAAGTAGTGAGCCTCTGTTCTCTGCCTCCCATGGTGGAATGACCAGAGATTTCGATGTCCCACACACTGCAGATGTGACCATCTGGAGCATTGGGCCACCTCATGAACCTTCTGTTTTGCCCTGCTGCTGTTTGACTTTACATCCTTAACTTAAGGCAGTAGCACTAATGTTGGCAATCTTCTTGCAGAAATCATTCCCCAATGGAAAGGAATGCCCGCTTGCTGACTGGCTGTGTAGTCCTCCTCCTGCAAAGATGCCAATTTTGAACCTGCAGGATTGTCTACTGAAACAGTCTGGCCAGGTGGGTATCGATCGATTGCCTGGAGTTGTAAAGTCTTGTTGCATACTGATAGTTTTCTATTTTAGGATAAAGTGGTGGATTGTGTTGCCACAATTTTTAAGTAACTCACTACTAGTGTTTGTCATGTGTCTGTTACTGCTAGGAGCAATTTGAGATAATAGATTGGAGCTTTGTTATAGTATTGAAAGCTTTTTTttttctcccgccccccccccccccattctcctctcctgtcacatatAGCACAGATTGACTTATCAATATGTGCTGACAGCATCTTGAATTTTAAAAGATGTGACATTTGTGGAACTGTTTGCACTGCGATGTCTCTGAAGGCCAGTATCCACATGctttatcatttaaaaaaaaaatctaattctaTATTATCCACTCTGAACTAACTTAATCCTTTTAAAACAAAGATTAATTGTGATACACATTacttttttaatatttttaaagGCACTGTAAAACCTGAGTGAAAGGAtccatttatatttctgtccaATTCTGGAGATTTTCTGGTGGGCCATTGCAATGTGATGTTTCACAGCACCAGTGAAAAATCCCACTTGCTCAGTTATCCAAACCTTTGATATAAGGCAGAAATTGAtttcagtgtgtttaaaaacacatGAAAGTGTCTTTCGTTCAGTACTTTCTCGCACGTTACGTCTAACAGTTTTGCATTGATTCTAATCCAGGGTAATCTTAAAAATGAAGACTAGTTGACTGGTTTCAAACCAAGTGACACAGCTATTTGCTACACCAATTTTAAATTGGAACTACTGAGGAACATTAACCTAATGTTCTTTTTGTTTTAGTTCTTTACTTCTGAGGGTAAAACTGGATTAAGTCATGCATAGTAATAGTAAAAATAGAAAAATGGGGTATGATGTACATTGGTCTGTTAAAGTGCATTATTATGCAAATGTTTTTGCTTGCTTAGCGTTTCCATTAAGTGCTGATTAGATTATACATCTTTGAACTCTGGCTCATCTAATCATTAATTAGCAGGGCAATTTAACAAACTATAATGTTCATTAGATcactttaaatacctatagaaaggtGTAGCTTTGGAAATGACAAACCAtgtaagtcattgtcttcagtccccaccacaaacctTGCTTCTTAGCCATTGGAAACTGTCTGAGGcttaaccagactgttcgcaaactGTTATATTTGACCCCTAAATGAGCTTCTGTGCCATcatgaagactgcctatttccacctcctgtaacattgcccaacgccAACccggcctcagcttatctgctgctgaaattctcatccatgcctttgttacctttagagtaTCTAATGCACTTTTGGCCAGCCTCCCATGCTCCACCCTctgttaaacttgaggtcatccaaagctctgctgcctgtgtcctaactcgcaccaagtcctcttcacccatcagccctgtgctttctggtcaagcaatgcctctttttttttttttttgttctggcctcttgagcaaccctgattttaattgctccaccattggtgtctaagccctaaactctggaattcacttcccctTTACCTACTTTCCTACTTTTTCATGTTATTACCAAATTATTTTTGCAAGCTTCTATTGATCCTGGTTGTGGACCTTCCTTGTAGTTAGGTAGGTGTTCATACAGGCTCAGCCTGCCTGGGACTAGTCAAAACCAATGGCACTTAACTGTAGACAAACCAATTTGGTAATATGTCTGCTGTTGGAGGCAACCATGTGATATAAACAGGTGATTCAGAGGTAACATAATAGTGAATAGGTATATTTGAAATTCTGTGCTCAGTTCATGCCTGTATATCTCTGGAGTAGATTAACGTTGGGATTCAGTGCTGAAGTCTGGATAGTGTTCTGCATTAGGGAAATCTGAAATTCACGGCAATATTTAATTTTTCCATAGGGATCCCTACCAAATCAGAGTGCAATGGATCCAGACCAGTACAAAATGCCAGTCTGGGGACATCAGAAGGGCCTTGAGCACTGGCTGCTTCCTGACAAGCAGAAGAGTAACCCAGCTGAGAACATTACGACTGAACAATACACCCAAACCGCCACCAGCTGTAACCTGAGCCCAGAAAACCCAGACTACTACAGAATGCAGGCCTGGGTTCATCGGCAGGGCCTTGAGCACTGGCTTTTTCCCAGGAAGCAGAATGATGACACAACTGAGAAGACCAGTGCACTGCATCGCACAAGTCCCACTAACGATAATCCAAAGGATCTGAATTACTACAAATTGCAAGCCTGGGGGCATCGACAGGGCCTTGAGTACTGGCTACTTCCTGACCAGCAGAACTCCAGTCCTACCAAGGATGTCCCTGCACGCCAGCGTACTGAGTCATCAGGTAGTTCTTCCACCTTTGAGCTCATAGAGGAATTTGACATGGAGGTTGTGGACCAAGAAGTGGAAGAACTAAACCCATCTTCTGGAAAAATAAGCCTCACTGATGTGAAGAGAACACATTCTGAAAAAACAAGTGGTGGCAGCATCAATGAAGACAAGTGGAAATCCATCACACAACCTTTCAGAGAGAAGTATAACACGAGTGAGTGGCTTTTGAAGCCGAGCAAGGCTGAATCCTGTGGTAGTTGCTGTGCTGTTCAGACAAAAGCAGTTGAGATTGAAAACCTTGGCAAGCTGAAGTGCCTGAGTGAGCACCATAGTGCCAAGAAGCCATCGCCTGCTTCACCAAACAATGCCTGCCACCTTCAACCACCATTGCCAATCCGACTGGCGGATGTGTGTAAAGCTAACGAGCAATGCAGCAGTTTCTCAGAGTGTGTTTGTGGCCGAAGTTGTGAAAAGGAGGCGGTCAATGAGTGGCTACTTAAACAAGGAGGGAGAGACAAGAATGGTGTGCAGACAGGCCAGCCAAGCAAACATACTGTTGAGCAGCAGAAGACTGATTTAGATCAGTGGCTGCATCCCCAGTCAAAATCCATAAAAGAGCCACCTCCAGAGTCCTTTGTCAGCAATCCTGTGAAGTTGCCTGAAAGCCTGAAGTCAAGCACTCTACTCAACCCTCCCAGAAATCTGGATAAGTCGGTGGCCTCTAAAAGGTCTGAGCACACTGAGAAGGGAGCTGAGCTTGAAGTAGAGAATAAATTTTTGTTGCGCAAGGAGGCACATGTAAGAATCCTATTATGTATTATGTTTGCTATCTGTTAATTTAACAGGGTGGATTGGTTCATACTTTCGTCATTTGACGATGAACCAATTCCATTCACCAGATGGGTACGGAAATCCATAGACTATCAAATCACTCCAAAATAATAGTTCGTTTCACTTCTCAAGGTGGCCATGTTGCTTTTTCTACCATTTGAGTGGCCATAAATTTTTCAGCCATGGAAATGCCTGTAGCATTCCTCAATGTAGTCTCGCCTCTTTCCCCGGGGCCAAAGCTTTCCCGAGGTTCCCAGTGATTGCGGATATTTTCAGCAGTCTGAGCAGGCTCCACCTTTGCAGCCCATGACAATTGGGAGGCAATAATGTTAGTATACAGTTTAGTATTTGTTTGAGAGAGATATGAAAGCTTTATAGCACATTAGCCATGTGGACGTTGCTTCAAAATCGTTAAATGGGTAAAAGATCTTCAGTAAGAATTCCAAAGGTCCCTGTTTTATTAAGTCTGATTAGAAAGCTGTGCTTTCACCTCAATGAGCTGGGTTTTAAACAAACAGCCAGAGAATAAAGGTCATCCTCTCTTGTGAGCTGTTTAGGTTTAGCCTCTGTCTCCATTCCAGTGGAATCCATTCCATTTCATTTTGGGGTTGCTATGATTACAAATTGTTCCATTCTTGCCGATTTACCTTATTGAATAGTATTTACCTCAGACTTTGGTCTCCATTTAACTTCATCAAATCTATTACTGTCCAGAAGTTTTACATCTCACCTTGCACAGCACCTTTTTGAGGATATGCATTTAAACGTCCAAATCAAGAACCAGTTGTGCATAGCCCCAGCTGGTGGTAGGCAGATGTCATTGATCATAGAGTAGTTTTTGCAGTGAAAAGGGTTGTTTGTATGGCTGTTGTTCATTGATAGCCGAGATTTTTGATGTAGTTTTCATTGTTCTCCAACAAATTCATCTTCCTAAAGAATAGGACAGCTGGCACAGGGCAAAGATCGCATAGGGAGTTGAATTGGATATACTCTAGTTGAGAAGCGGCTGACAGGTCACAGTGCAATGTGTGTTTTTTTAAACTTAGCCAGTCGGAGGATGCAGCTTTTCAGTGCCAAATCTGAAACTGTGTTCAGTTGGATTCCTTCAATCTAGTATTGGATTCTTGAAAATTGAATGTGGTGATTATAAATGGATTCCGACTTTGAGCCCAGGCTCTAGTGGTGAATATCAGTAATCTGCCATTTTGCTCGGCCATTGGAGTTGATCTTGGGTGTGGCTGACTCTCTCCCCTCTCCATGAACCAAACGTTACAGGAGAATCTAGTTATGGGTGTCACCAATTGTGCCTTTTTGCAGCAGTTTCATCAATTGAAAGTGATTGCTCATGGTCTATTCTTCCCTGTACTCAACTAATGTTGAGGCTAGTGCATTACAGGTTTAATGACAAAGTGGAAATTCTTTTCAAAGTTCTGATATTCAGCCTACAATTATTGATGTTTCCCAAGACATTGaactgtctgtgtttgtgcataggAACTAAATGGTGTAGCCGACGTGTCCACTCTTTTCTCTAATCTGAACCTTGTTGTCGATCGAGAGAAGCTTCTTGCAAAGGTCAGTATCTGCAGTGTGGCATTGCCAATGTAAATGGGCTATCTGACTGTGTACTGTACATCTAATCTTTCACTGAAAGAGCCAATCCAGCAAGTTTTGGGATGCTCCAATTCTGCTCTTGTCTTTTATCCAGCCATACCTTGTAATAGTGGTCACtgggtggcttttttttttaatcaatttATGCCCTGGTATAGATACATTAAATTTGAGGGTGATTGTTTCACTGCGTAAGACAATAGCATGACCAAGAATTTAGTGCTGGTAACAGTGAGAAAATACCTGAGCAGTTTATCACTTAGATTTGAAACCATCCCAGGCTGATGCTCCTGTTTCATTCTGCTCCCTCCCATCTCTATTTGACCAGTAAATTATGATACTTGGAGAGACTGAGATCTAGCTGGTGAGGGTAATGGATTTGTTACATATTTTGATCTCACTTAAATGTTTAACGCTTCACCTGATTTTGAGACTTAACTATACGGAGTTGATTTGAGCTCAGCTGAACCAGCAGAAATTAGTCTTGGTGCTAGAAAAGGTTGAGCTATACCCcaatcctgattgctatccagtgacagtATAGAGTTCAGTTTGGTTGTGAcactgt
Above is a genomic segment from Heterodontus francisci isolate sHetFra1 chromosome 42, sHetFra1.hap1, whole genome shotgun sequence containing:
- the ncoa4 gene encoding nuclear receptor coactivator 4 isoform X2, which produces MNPTSNHGGESTGFQSKGSLINCLQAKRDLETAISSIILAEQEIKANSNEVKFQIHSCISRHMECLRSREVYLLEQIDLVQQLKEESLQQQIQQLYWLLGQFNCLIHQLEHPQSNLPTDQIITCLERLKNLTLKPEESPTLNFEADVPSLRQAITSFGAIKTLVSETEYKSPCNMAANLDYCLVPLLAKKSFPNGKECPLADWLCSPPPAKMPILNLQDCLLKQSGQGSLPNQSAMDPDQYKMPVWGHQKGLEHWLLPDKQKSNPAENITTEQYTQTATSCNLSPENPDYYRMQAWVHRQGLEHWLFPRKQNDDTTEKTSALHRTSPTNDNPKDLNYYKLQAWGHRQGLEYWLLPDQQNSSPTKDVPARQRTESSGSSSTFELIEEFDMEVVDQEVEELNPSSGKISLTDVKRTHSEKTSGGSINEDKWKSITQPFREKYNTSEWLLKPSKAESCGSCCAVQTKAVEIENLGKLKCLSEHHSAKKPSPASPNNACHLQPPLPIRLADVCKANEQCSSFSECVCGRSCEKEAVNEWLLKQGGRDKNGVQTGQPSKHTVEQQKTDLDQWLHPQSKSIKEPPPESFVSNPVKLPESLKSSTLLNPPRNLDKSVASKRSEHTEKGAELEVENKFLLRKEAHELNGVADVSTLFSNLNLVVDREKLLAKEQSKSFGNLFAHFKEPFDPEKWLYKGPRRIEQGPRGAYIPKVSGIC
- the ncoa4 gene encoding nuclear receptor coactivator 4 isoform X1 translates to MSLCSRGSWSGSAAEGGGAAETKMNPTSNHGGESTGFQSKGSLINCLQAKRDLETAISSIILAEQEIKANSNEVKFQIHSCISRHMECLRSREVYLLEQIDLVQQLKEESLQQQIQQLYWLLGQFNCLIHQLEHPQSNLPTDQIITCLERLKNLTLKPEESPTLNFEADVPSLRQAITSFGAIKTLVSETEYKSPCNMAANLDYCLVPLLAKKSFPNGKECPLADWLCSPPPAKMPILNLQDCLLKQSGQGSLPNQSAMDPDQYKMPVWGHQKGLEHWLLPDKQKSNPAENITTEQYTQTATSCNLSPENPDYYRMQAWVHRQGLEHWLFPRKQNDDTTEKTSALHRTSPTNDNPKDLNYYKLQAWGHRQGLEYWLLPDQQNSSPTKDVPARQRTESSGSSSTFELIEEFDMEVVDQEVEELNPSSGKISLTDVKRTHSEKTSGGSINEDKWKSITQPFREKYNTSEWLLKPSKAESCGSCCAVQTKAVEIENLGKLKCLSEHHSAKKPSPASPNNACHLQPPLPIRLADVCKANEQCSSFSECVCGRSCEKEAVNEWLLKQGGRDKNGVQTGQPSKHTVEQQKTDLDQWLHPQSKSIKEPPPESFVSNPVKLPESLKSSTLLNPPRNLDKSVASKRSEHTEKGAELEVENKFLLRKEAHELNGVADVSTLFSNLNLVVDREKLLAKEQSKSFGNLFAHFKEPFDPEKWLYKGPRRIEQGPRGAYIPKVSGIC